The following coding sequences are from one Capsicum annuum cultivar UCD-10X-F1 chromosome 3, UCD10Xv1.1, whole genome shotgun sequence window:
- the LOC107862899 gene encoding DNA-binding protein SMUBP-2, with amino-acid sequence MQVKLLKMEASCNFCGSLVPSCLTRQKRSNLSSFIGSVALSSIKNRTFLDSISLTSSIRATASSSGGTKAVTTRRRKPKNVGTTGGSGKNVKNSEIPAVTTKGSSGKAIEKVQVKRKNQQQECIQEGGPVDVRALHQNGDPLGRKDLGKCVVRWLSQGMRAMALDFATAEMQGEFAELKQRMEPGLTFVIQAQPYLNAVPMPLGLEAICLKACTHYPTLFDNFQRELRDVLQDLQRKSSVQDWRDTESWKLLKDLASSAQHKAIARKGSQPKSVPGVMGMDLEKAKAIQSRIDDFTNRMSDLLHIERDAELEFTQEELNAVPAPDVNSEAQKPFEFLVSHAQPEQELCDTICNLTAVSTSIGLGGMHLVLFKLEGNHRLPPANLSPGDMVCVRICDSRGAGATSCMQGFVHNLGEDGCSISLALESLQGDTTFSKLFGKNVRIDRIQGLADALTYERNCEALMMLQKKGFRKKNPSVAVVATLFGDNEDLKWLEENDMADWAEVELPDSTNKKSFDASQRKAIALGLNKNRPIMIIQGPPGTGKTGLLKELISLAVKQGERVLVTAPTNAAVDNMVEKLSDIGINIVRVGNPARISSSVASKSLAEIVNNKLSDFLAEIERKKSDLRKDLRYCLKDDSLAAGIRQLLKQLGKSIKKKEKETVKEILSTAHVVLATNIGAADPLIRRLDAFDLVIIDEAGQAIEPSSWIPILLGKRCILAGDQFQLAPVILSRKALEGGLGVSLLERAATLHDGMLSTKLTTQYRMNDAIASWASKEMYGGSLTSSPTVASHLLVDSPFVKPTWITQCPLLLLDTRMPYGSLSVGCEEHLDPAGTGSFYNEGEADIVVQHVFSLIYAGVPPAAIAVQSPYVAQVQLLRDKIDEIPMATGVDVATIDSFQGREADAVIISMVRSNNLGAVGFLGDNRRMNVAITRASKHVAVVCDSSTICHNTYLARLLRHIRYFGKVKHVEPGSFWEFGLGMDPMLPTTG; translated from the exons ATGCAAGTGAAACTCCTAAAAATGGAAGCTTCTTGTAACTTCTGCGGCAGTTTGGTTCCAAGCTGCCTCACTCGTCAAAAAAGATCCAATCTTTCTTCCTTTATTGGCTCTGTTGCTCTCTCCAGCATCAAGAATCGCACCTTTCTTGATTCCATTTCCCTCACGTCTTCGATTCGAGCAACAGCAAGTAGCAGTGGTGGCACGAAGGCTGTCACTACTAGGAGGAGAAAACCCAAGAATGTTGGAACTACTGGTGGTTCAGGCAAAAATGTTAAAAACAGTGAGATCCCGGCAGTCACAACAAAAGGTTCATCAGGGAAAGCGATAGAGAAGGTGCAGGTGAAGAGAAAAAATCAGCAGCAAGAGTGCATACAGGAAGGTGGGCCGGTGGATGTGCGAGCACTGCATCAAAATGGTGACCCTTTGGGGCGTAAAGATTTGGGTAAGTGTGTGGTGAGGTGGTTATCTCAAGGAATGAGAGCTATGGCTTTAGATTTCGCTACCGCAGAGATGCAGGGAGAGTTTGCTGAACTCAAACAGAGAATGGAACCAGGATTGACTTTTGTTATTCAAGCTCAGCCTTATCTTAATGCTGTCCCTATGCCTCTTGGTCTTGAAGCCATTTGCTTGAAGGCTTGCACTCATTATCCTACTCTCTTCGACAACTTCCAGCGCGAGCTTAGGGATGTTCTTCAGGACCTTCAGCGCAAGTCATCCGTCCAGGATTGGCGTGACACAGAGTCGTGGAAGCTGCTCAAGGATCTTGCTAGTTCAG CTCAGCATAAAGCCATTGCAAGGAAGGGTTCTCAACCAAAATCTGTTCCTGGTGTAATGGGAATGGACCTTGAAAAAGCCAAAGCCATTCAGAGTAGGATTGATGATTTCACCAATCGGATGTCAGACTTGCTTCATATCGAAAGGGATGCTGAATTGGAGTTCACTCAGGAGGAGTTGAATGCTGTCCCTGCGCCGGATGTTAATTCTGAGGCTCAGAAGCCATTTGAATTCTTGGTTAGCCATGCGCAGCCTGAGCAGGAACTCTGTGATACTATCTGCAATTTGACAGCAGTTAGCACATCTATAG GATTAGGTGGAATGCATTTAGTATTGTTCAAATTGGAGGGAAATCACAGATTGCCTCCAGCTAACCTCTCTCCTGGGGACATGGTTTGTGTCAGAATATGTGATAGTAGAGGCGCTGGTGCAACTTCTTGCATGCAAGGATTTGTGCATAACCTTGGGGAGGATGGATGTAGTATCAGTTTGGCTCTTGAATCACTTCAAGGAGATACTACCTTTTCCAAGCTCTTTGGGAAAAATGTTCGCATTGATCGTATTCAAGGGTTGGCTGATGCACTCACGTACGAG CGCAATTGTGAAGCCTTAATGATGCTTCAGAAGAAAGGGTTTCGGAAGAAAAATCCTTCAGTAGCGGTGGTAGCTACACTTTTTGGAGACAATGAAGACCTTAAGTGGCTTGAGGAGAATGACATGGCAGATTGGGCCGAAGTGGAACTTCCTGATTCTACAAACAAAAAATCTTTTGATGCTTCCCAAAGAAAAGCAATTGCATTAGGTTTAAACAAGAATCGGCCTATAATGATAATTCAAGGGCCTCCTGGCACAGGGAAGACTGGTTTGCTGAAGGAATTGATTTCTCTTGCTGTAAAACAAGGTGAAAGGGTGCTTGTAACTGCACCGACAAATGCAGCTGTGGACAACATGGTTGAAAAGTTGTCTGATATTGGAATTAACATTGTTCGGGTTGGAAATCCTGCACGAATATCCTCTTCTGTAGCTTCAAAATCTTTGGCTGAAATTGTGAATAACAAGCTGTCTGATTTCCTAGCAGAAATTGAGAGGAAGAAGTCAGATCTTAGAAAGGACCTGAGGTATTGTCTTAAGGATGACTCTTTAGCTGCTGGTATACGTCAACTTCTGAAACAGCTTGGGAAGTCCATcaagaagaaagagaaggaaaCTGTGAAAGAAATCTTATCAACTGCTCACGTTGTGCTTGCAACTAATATTGGGGCAGCTGATCCACTAATAAGACGGCTGGATGCATTTGATTTGGTTATTATAGATGAAGCTGGCCAAGCAATTGAACCATCGTCTTGGATACCAATATTGCTCGGAAAGCGTTGTATTCTTGCAGGAGATCAATTCCAGCTTGCTCCTGTTattctttctaggaaagccttaGAAGGTGGTCTTGGAGTTTCACTACTGGAGAGGGCAGCGACTTTGCATGACGGGATGCTGTCGACAAAGTTAACAACACAGTACAGAATGAATGATGCGATAGCTAGCTGGGCTTCAAAGGAGATGTATGGTGGATCTTTAACATCATCTCCAACTGTTGCTTCTCATCTACTGGTGGATTCTCCATTTGTCAAG CCCACATGGATTACACAGTGTCCGCTGTTATTGCTTGATACGAGAATGCCTTACGGAAGCTTATCAGTTGGTTGTGAAGAGCATCTGGACCCTGCTGGCACTGGCTCCTTTTACAATGAAGGGGAAGCAGATATTGTTGTTCAACATGTATTCAGTTTAATTTATGCTG GTGTTCCTCCTGCAGCCATTGCTGTACAGTCTCCTTATGTCGCTCAAGTGCAACTACTTCGAGACAAGATTGATGAGATTCCAATGGCTACTGGCGTTGATGTTGCAACTATTGATAGCTTCCAAGGTCGTGAAGCAGATGCTGTGATTATATCCATG GTTCGATCAAACAATTTGGGGGCCGTTGGCTTTTTGGGAGACAACAGGCGAATGAATGTTGCAATAACAAGGGCGAGCAAGCATGTAGCAGTCGTCTGTGACAGTTCAACTATATGCCACAACACATATTTAGCCAGGCTGCTTCGTCATATTAGATATTTTGGCAAAGTAAAGCATGTTGAACCTGGCAGCTTCTGGGAATTTGGCCTTGGTATGGATCCAATGTTGCCTACTACCGGTTAA
- the LOC107862900 gene encoding protein BOLA4, chloroplastic/mitochondrial isoform X2: MTKAALFVRPNVAVLCIRRWSTSVQPRVPSFLKCYSISSPSYRPMNLLPHIRSNIEADFAGRRSFSIRATSDTGSFDSPLMQSMEKKIKEQLNADRVVVKDAYGDGRHVSIDVISSAFEGQSAVNRQRMVYKAIWEELHNVVHAVDQMTTKTPTEAAAGK; this comes from the exons ATGACGAAGGCGGCTCTATTTGTGAGGCCAAACGTGGCGGTGCTATGTATCCGGCGATGGAGCACCTCCGTTCAGCCACGTGTACCTTCATTCCTGAAATGCTATTCTATATCTTCCCCTTCCTACCGGCCGATGAACCTCCTTCCTCACATACGGTCCAACATTGAAGCCGATTTCGCCGGTCGACGGAGTTTTAGTATTCGAGCAACTAGCGACACCGGCTCATTTGATTCCCCTCTTATGCAGTCTATGGAGAAAAAG ATCAAGGAACAGTTGAATGCGGACAGAGTCGTAGTGAAAGATGCTTATGGTGATGGTCGGCATGTCAG CATTGATGTAATCTCTTCAGCTTTTGAGGGACAATCTGCTGTGAATAGGCAGAGGATGGTCTACAAAGCCATATGGGAAGAACTTCATAATGTTGTGCATGCAGTTGACCAGATGACTACCAAAACACCAACCGAAGCAGCTGCAGGGAAGTGA
- the LOC107862900 gene encoding uncharacterized protein LOC107862900 isoform X1, with the protein MTKAALFVRPNVAVLCIRRWSTSVQPRVPSFLKCYSISSPSYRPMNLLPHIRSNIEADFAGRRSFSIRATSDTGSFDSPLMQSMEKKLAFLEAFQDILSLSIEIRQSSSCLCPGWVKSNLSFQNRSHNEFLSFERSLSRKDNIVASCSSSGLKLTIMGMEPFFQILDLVLVVPGCIQRGPNTFLIEIGEYVN; encoded by the exons ATGACGAAGGCGGCTCTATTTGTGAGGCCAAACGTGGCGGTGCTATGTATCCGGCGATGGAGCACCTCCGTTCAGCCACGTGTACCTTCATTCCTGAAATGCTATTCTATATCTTCCCCTTCCTACCGGCCGATGAACCTCCTTCCTCACATACGGTCCAACATTGAAGCCGATTTCGCCGGTCGACGGAGTTTTAGTATTCGAGCAACTAGCGACACCGGCTCATTTGATTCCCCTCTTATGCAGTCTATGGAGAAAAAG CTGGCTTTCTTAGAAGCTTTTCAAGATATACTCTCTCTGTCTATTGAAATCCGACAGTCTTCTTCCTGCTTATGCCCCGGGTGGGTCAAGTCTAACCTGTCTTTCCAGAACCGCAGTCATAATGAATTCCTTTCATTTGAAAGAAGCCTTTCAAGAAAAGACAATATAGTTGCAAGTTGCTCGAGCAGTGGGTTGAAGCTAACTATTATGGGTATGGAACCTTTTTTTCAAATACTGGATCTTGTGCTAGTAGTTCCTGGCTGTATTCAACGCGGGCCAAACACGTTTCTTATTGAAATAGGAGAATACGTGAACTAA